In Dromaius novaehollandiae isolate bDroNov1 chromosome 3, bDroNov1.hap1, whole genome shotgun sequence, the following are encoded in one genomic region:
- the CCDC167 gene encoding coiled-coil domain-containing protein 167 isoform X1 yields the protein MGKKREGLSVAWEIDGLEEKLALCRQSMEEVDLKLRREKLSPEGRKSLERERNLLMTKADNYEKELSVLRKENRKNAALAVAMGLLIALIYACWTM from the exons ATGGGCAAGAAGCGAGAGGGGCTGAGCGTGGCCTGGGAG ATCGATGGGCTGGAGGAGAAGCTGGCACTCTGCAGACAGAGTATGGAAGAGGTGGATCTTAAACTGCGCAGGGAGAAACTCAGCCCTGAAGGAAG AaagtcactggagagagagagaaacttaCTAATGACCAAAGCTGACAACTATG AAAAAGAACTGAGTGTGCTCCGTAAGGAAAATCGCAAGAATGCTGCCCTTGCTGTGGCCATGGGGTTACTGATTGCTCTTATTTATGCCTGCTGGACAATGTGA
- the CCDC167 gene encoding coiled-coil domain-containing protein 167 isoform X2 — translation MRVTVFQIDGLEEKLALCRQSMEEVDLKLRREKLSPEGRKSLERERNLLMTKADNYEKELSVLRKENRKNAALAVAMGLLIALIYACWTM, via the exons ATGAGGGTGACTGTTTTTCAGATCGATGGGCTGGAGGAGAAGCTGGCACTCTGCAGACAGAGTATGGAAGAGGTGGATCTTAAACTGCGCAGGGAGAAACTCAGCCCTGAAGGAAG AaagtcactggagagagagagaaacttaCTAATGACCAAAGCTGACAACTATG AAAAAGAACTGAGTGTGCTCCGTAAGGAAAATCGCAAGAATGCTGCCCTTGCTGTGGCCATGGGGTTACTGATTGCTCTTATTTATGCCTGCTGGACAATGTGA